In the genome of Francisella salimarina, one region contains:
- a CDS encoding histidine triad nucleotide-binding protein: MSDCIFCKIITGEIPSKKVYEDENVFAFHDINPAADTHVLVIPKKHIASLNELTEQDEELMGKFMLSIPKVAKLLGLRGFKTVFNTGKEGGQMVFHIHAHILGGKIKLKLPE, encoded by the coding sequence ATGTCTGATTGTATTTTTTGTAAGATTATCACTGGAGAGATTCCATCAAAGAAAGTTTATGAGGATGAAAATGTTTTTGCTTTCCATGATATCAATCCAGCTGCTGATACTCATGTTTTAGTTATTCCAAAGAAACATATAGCTAGCCTGAATGAGCTAACTGAACAAGATGAAGAGCTTATGGGTAAATTTATGTTAAGCATACCTAAAGTTGCTAAACTACTTGGTTTGAGAGGTTTTAAAACTGTTTTTAATACAGGTAAAGAAGGTGGGCAGATGGTTTTTCATATTCATGCTCATATTCTAGGTGGTAAAATCAAACTTAAACTTCCTGAGTAA